The Burkholderia lata genome contains a region encoding:
- a CDS encoding ABC transporter permease, with translation MQSLSGSSAPSPAPAPAQANGVARRAPRVTGARAIAALQWGVTLLLCAFLIVPVVMSVLAGLTVNYFRGLSSGLTLRWLEQVWQQYHGSVALSLYVAFATLAIVLVVGVPAGYALARSKSRVARAIEEALVLPVALPGLASALALLVVYGGFTAFRMSLWFIVVGHVVFTLPFMVRAVAAVAAGADLRTLEEGAASLGASFVTRFVTIVLPNLRPGIVAGALAVLTLSIGEFNLTWMLHTPDTKTLPVGLADTYASLRLEVGSAYTILFLLMTLPLLVAMQWLGVDPSGTRALKKRPR, from the coding sequence ATGCAATCGCTTTCCGGCTCTTCCGCGCCGTCGCCGGCCCCCGCTCCCGCGCAGGCGAACGGCGTCGCCCGCCGCGCGCCGCGCGTCACCGGCGCGCGCGCGATCGCCGCGCTGCAATGGGGCGTCACGCTGCTGCTGTGTGCGTTCCTGATCGTGCCCGTCGTGATGTCGGTGCTCGCGGGCCTCACCGTCAACTACTTCCGCGGCCTGTCGAGCGGCCTCACGCTGCGCTGGCTCGAACAGGTGTGGCAGCAGTATCACGGCTCGGTCGCGCTGTCGCTGTACGTCGCGTTCGCGACGCTCGCGATCGTGCTCGTCGTCGGCGTGCCGGCCGGCTATGCGCTTGCGCGCAGCAAGAGCCGTGTCGCGCGTGCGATCGAAGAGGCACTGGTGCTGCCGGTCGCACTGCCCGGCCTCGCGTCGGCACTCGCGCTGCTGGTCGTCTACGGCGGCTTCACCGCGTTCCGGATGAGCCTGTGGTTCATCGTCGTCGGCCACGTCGTGTTCACGCTGCCGTTCATGGTGCGCGCGGTCGCGGCCGTCGCGGCCGGTGCCGACCTGCGCACGCTCGAGGAAGGCGCGGCCAGCCTCGGCGCATCGTTCGTCACGCGCTTCGTCACGATCGTGCTGCCGAACCTTCGCCCCGGCATCGTCGCGGGTGCGCTCGCGGTGCTCACGCTGTCGATCGGCGAATTCAACCTCACGTGGATGCTGCATACGCCCGACACCAAGACGCTGCCCGTCGGGCTGGCCGATACGTATGCGTCGCTGCGCCTCGAAGTCGGCAGCGCGTACACGATCCTGTT